Proteins from one Malaya genurostris strain Urasoe2022 chromosome 2, Malgen_1.1, whole genome shotgun sequence genomic window:
- the LOC131432943 gene encoding protein-methionine sulfoxide oxidase mical3b isoform X2, whose product MANSSGFVGVPKREPCRKCGNPVFFAERISFEQKLFHRSCLKCARCGAQLTLGSFYETETDGEYCCETCPDEEIQLTERRRSMPTEDGVTTAVNGGSRENIRISRSSKLLERISFFESAPLSDEEKTSNRVRRAQMSSFLKSSLDEENKSTEPVNCDPDKLENPSESDDETESEDEPPAPPVSDPPLAELTPGEIVQNEPVLNISCEEVLNRSNENTEASPNNPDENHVEVKEFEESLDTSDQQDSENVEINGRDICLEIENNHDIDNSAVQIDETTTNDESKEQMASDTISFNSVDLKQAQTEQTELAEALNEVAVKENIKLLAVSDDNEGVENDSENTVKIIDEVPKLEANVVNGHPKEPPIITTEEVEDSSCTDAQNMKLKEAYPSDLNPFGEDSDEEHTQPNTKPVPSARRISTNPFGSDDDEESQPVSVKPPRPPPPKIKTNVPANPFDDEVDDEQESEIVPVIVKPSPRRTPVPTPRKQHNHNDSISSMETSLMSSQFGGSNISLASSLDSGPSTTSRRKKSKAPDIPLAITKSSSENLSSSAATTPRKKRPAPAPPTLSSTPKEPDSNSTQRLIALDASLINNENDPSESMNRVSNTDSVVYRRTLIPFKVDDDNLSLEANTTSERQWEKMKDNKEAQNRNRQSQTSPIGSNIDSYNSLISNKSQQGKWKRRKGPAPALPVPLPERKAIKMLPLKEIRQEMEIIETQQQGLEKQGVVLEQMIRERCEGVGPEMDITGIQTNSKEVEDLIMQLFELVNEKNELFRRQAELMYLRRQHRLEQEQADLEYEIRLLMAQPERNKTDSDKEKEEALIARLVEIVQMRNEVVDCLEMDRLREAEEDMSIKQSIEERVANQQKHSKKDTDTEKTASGDSSMKLSKKEKKKLKEAKKLVKSKKIDSEKDADETEHSTKDKKKKKKFFADFLHHKS is encoded by the exons TGCTGCGAAACGTGTCCGGACGAAGAAATTCAGTTGACCGAAAGGCGTCGTTCGATGCCTACAGAAGACGGGGTAACAACGGCAGTGAACGGGGGCAGTCGGGAGAATATACGGATCAGCCGGAGCAGTAAATTACTGGAACGAATATCTTTCTTCGAATCGGCCCCTCTCAGTGACGAGGAGAAGACGTCAAACCGAGTACGACGCGCTCAAATGAGTAGCTTTCTGAAGAGTTCTCTAGATGAAGAAAACAAGTCAACTGAACCCGTTAATTGCGATCCCGACAAATTAGAAAACCCTTCCGAAAGTGACGATGAAACCGAATCAGAAGATGAACCACCAGCCCCTCCTGTATCAGACCCACCTCTGGCAGAATTGACCCCTGGTGAAATTGTACAGAATGAACCAGTTTTAAACATATCATGTGAAGAGGTACTTAATCGTTCTAATGAAAATACTGAAGCATCGCCTAACAATCCTGATGAAAATCACGTCGAAGTGAAGGAATTTGAAGAATCTCTTGATACATCTGACCAACAAGACTCTGAAAACGTTGAGATTAATGGTAGGGATATATGTCtcgaaattgaaaataatcatGACATTGACAATAGCGCCGTGCAAATAGATGAAACGACAACCAACGATGAATCTAAGGAGCAGATGGCTAGTGATACAATTTCATTCAACAGTGTGGATTTGAAACAAGCACAAACAGAACAGACAGAATTAGCTGAGGCCTTGAACGAAGTAGCAGTTAAggaaaatatcaaattattagCAGTATCGGATGATAATGAGGGAGTTGAAAACGACAGTGAAAATACGGTCAAGATAATCGATGAAGTGCCTAAACTCGAAGCTAATGTAGTCAATGGTCATCCTAAGGAACCGCCAATAATTACAACAGAGGAAGTTGAAGACAGTTCCTGTACAGATGCACAAAATATGAAATTGAAAGAAGCATATCCATCGGATTTAAATccgtttggagaagactccgaCGAGGAGCATACTCAGCCTAATACTAAACCAGTTCCTTCTGCACGAAGAATCAGCACAAATCCATTCGGCAGCGATGACGATGAAGAATCTCAGCCGGTGAGTGTGAAACCACCGAGGCCACCACCCCCAAAGATAAAAACGAATGTGCCAGCGAATCCGTTCGACGACGAAGTGGATGACGAACAGGAAAGTGAAATCGTGCCAGTTATTGTGAAGCCATCACCTAGAAGGACACCGGTTCCAACGCCAAGAAAGCAGCACAATCACAATGATTCCATTAGTTCCATGGAAACGTCACTAATGTCAAGTCAGTTTGGTGGTTCAAATATTTCGCTTGCTTCATCCTTAGATAGTGGTCCATCAACGACCAGTCGCCGTAAGAAATCAAAAGCACCCGATATACCACTCGCCATTACAAAATCATCCTCTGAAAATTTATCGTCTAGTGCTGCAACGACGCCTCGCAAGAAACGTCCAGCTCCAGCGCCACCAACTCTATCGTCCACTCCGAAAGAACCGGATTCCAACTCAACCCAGCGATTAATTGCGTTGGATGCTAGTTTAATAAATAATGAGAACGATCCATCGGAATCGATGAACAGGGTATCGAATACGGATTCGGTGGTATACAGGCGAACTCTTATTCCGTTTAAGGTTGACGACGATAATCTTTCGTTAGAAGCAAATACAACTAGTGAACGACAGTGGGAAAAAATGAAAGATAATAAAGAAGCGCAGAACCGGAATCGACAATCACAGACTTCGCCGATCGGCTCCAACATCGATTCATATAATAGCTTGATTTCCAACAAATCCCAACAGGGCAAATGGAAAAGACGTAAAGGTCCGGCACCAGCGTTACCGGTACCGTTACCGGAACGGAAGGCTATCAAAATGCTCCCGCTGAAGGAAATTCGGCAGGAAATGGAGATAATCGAAACTCAACAGCAGGGCCTGGAGAAGCAGGGAGTCGTTCTGGAGCAAATGATTAGGGAGCGTTGTGAGGGTGTCGGCCCCGAAATGGACATCACCGGAATACAGACTAACTCGAAGGAAGTCGAGGATCTGATAATGCAACTGTTCGAGCTGGTCAATGAGAAGAACGAACTGTTCCGACGGCAGGCAGAGCTAATGTATCT GCGACGACAACATAGACTGGAACAGGAGCAAGCAGATCTGGAGTACGAAATTCGGCTTCTAATGGCGCAACCAGAGCGTAATAAAACTGACTCTGACAAAGAGAAAGAAGAAGCTTTGATAGCGCGTTTAGTTGAG ATTGTCCAGATGCGCAATGAGGTGGTGGACTGTCTGGAGATGGATCGTCTGAGGGAAGCCGAAGAGGATATG AGCATCAAGCAGAGTATTGAAGAACGGGTTGCCAACCAGCAGAAGCATAGCAAGAAAGACACTGATACGGAAAAAACGGCGAGTGGCGATTCATCCATGAAACTTTcgaaaaaggaaaagaaaaagctCAAAGAAGCAAAAAAGTTGgtcaaatcgaagaaaattgacTCGGAGAAG GACGCAGATGAAACCGAACACAGCACGAAAgataagaaaaagaagaaaaagttcTTTGCTGACTTTCTGCACCACAAATCATAG